One Companilactobacillus heilongjiangensis genomic window, TTTTGATGTGTTCCCCAAGTTTAAGTTAAACTTGGGAAGTACACATCTTTTTTATAGTTGTTTGGAGCATCTTGTTTATTTTTAATATGAAATATAAAAAATGGCAAGTTGTATACTTCACCATTAAATAGCTAATAATGAACGAAGCAGCAAAGAATAAAAACGAAATCTCTGAATTTTTTAGATCATTCTTCGATCGCAATAAGTAATTAATGCATATTTTTTAGACTAGAAGTATCAATGATGATTACAAAACAGAGTGGGTAGTTGCTGGATTAAAGAGTGATGACACACTATTTTCTTTACACGGATTTGATTTTTATCAATTTGTAAGATTGTTGATTTATAAAGTTGTTATTGAGTAATTAAATAAGATCCAATACCTAGATGATTGATGGGTTCTTTCTTAAACCTGGTTAGTAAAAATAAAAGAAGTTGTTTTCTACTTGATTGGTTAATCAAGAGGAAAACAACTTCTTTTTGACTATCTCCTTTATGAAGGCACAAATGGTACTAAATCAAGTTAAGTATTTCTGTTAAAAAGGCCCAGCGGGATAACCTTATAACCAAATGTAAGAAAGAACCAATTCTTTTCTAAGCTTCTTTTTTTATAGGCAACCAAAATAGATGATGATCAACTTGAAAGTGTAAGTTAAATTCATGTTTATCTAGTTCTTCGCCATCCATTTGTCCAAATTGTTTGGGCGTATTACGAAGTGTGAAGTCGTTTCGTTCAATATGCCAAACGTTCTTATCTTGTAAATGGGAGCCGTCCGTTAACAATTTACTCAAAAGTTTTACAAAAGTCATGCCGGTAATCTTTTTAACAATCACCAAATTTAGATGATGATTGAATGGATTGGCTGTTGGATCAATCGCAAAGCCACCGCCAAAGTAGGGATGATTAGTTGCGACAACAATATAAGCTGAACCGAAATGTTTCTGCTTTTGTCCGTAGTCCACATCCAATACGAAAGCAGGTTGACGTTTGACAGCTTTTAGCAGATTAGTTAAGTAGGAGAGTGTACCGAGTCGCAATTTATTTAGAAATTCTTTACGCGCTGAGTGATTGGTATAGTAAACGGTACTGGCATCAAAGCCGATACCAATATTATTAATGAAATAATGGGAAAAAGTTGGTCCAGTTGCTTTACCAATATCAATTTTTCGAGGTTGTTCCAGTGACAAGATAGATTGCATCAAAGTAACCGGATTTTTGATTTTCAATTTGATTCCGCGGCTAAAGTCATTTCCTGAACCTCCGGG contains:
- a CDS encoding diacylglycerol/lipid kinase family protein, which translates into the protein MTKTTKIEIILNYHAGNGHAKNACKKVTNFLDQISLDYEIHLTKKDGDGVRIAKELANQQTPNVKIVVIGGDGTLNQCVNGVKESNYPDTPLGYIPGGSGNDFSRGIKLKIKNPVTLMQSILSLEQPRKIDIGKATGPTFSHYFINNIGIGFDASTVYYTNHSARKEFLNKLRLGTLSYLTNLLKAVKRQPAFVLDVDYGQKQKHFGSAYIVVATNHPYFGGGFAIDPTANPFNHHLNLVIVKKITGMTFVKLLSKLLTDGSHLQDKNVWHIERNDFTLRNTPKQFGQMDGEELDKHEFNLHFQVDHHLFWLPIKKEA